In Xiphophorus hellerii strain 12219 chromosome 13, Xiphophorus_hellerii-4.1, whole genome shotgun sequence, the following proteins share a genomic window:
- the LOC116731563 gene encoding LOW QUALITY PROTEIN: four and a half LIM domains protein 2-like (The sequence of the model RefSeq protein was modified relative to this genomic sequence to represent the inferred CDS: inserted 1 base in 1 codon) produces the protein MGSRRWQWPPLRAVDSGMKPGSRPETADERPRGRPHWPVQGDVLVPRWTGGAEGPPSLSSPLSSLLSPPSLSSLPPPITTGGVSYHDQPWHKECFVCAGCKMQLAGQRFTSRDDXTYCLECFCNLFAKKCAHCTNPISGLGGSKYISFEDRQWHNDCFNCQKCSSSMVGRGFLTFKNDILCPDCGKDL, from the exons ATGGGGTCTCGTAGGTGGCAGTGGCctcctctccgtgctgtggactcggggatgaaacccgGCTCCAGACC AGAGACTGCCGACGAGCGCCCTCGGGGTCGTCCTCATTGGCCGGTGCAGGGGGATGTCCTCGTTCCGCGATGGACCGGTGGAGCTGAGGGACCTCCGTCGTTGTCGTCGCCGCTGTCGTCGCTGCTGTCAccgccgtcgttgtcgtcgctgccgccc CCCATTACGACTGGAGGAGTGAGCTACCATGACCAGCCGTGGCATAAGGAATGCTTTGTTTGTGCTGGATGCAAAATGCAGCTGGCTGGGCAGAGATTCACCTCTCGAGACG GCACCTACTGCCTCGAGTGTTTCTGCAACCTGTTTGCAAAGAAATGCGCCCACTGCACCAACCCAATCAGTG GTCTCGGGGGCAGCAAGTACATCTCATTTGAGGATCGGCAGTGGCACAACGACTGCTTCAACTGCCAAAAATGCAGCTCGTCGATGGTTGGTCGAGGCTTCCTGACGTTCAAAAACGACATCCTCTGTCCTGACTGTGGTAAAGACCTCTGA